TTTTTGAATAATTAGTGATTTTATCTGCTAATTGTTTTAATATATATATAGGGAAGGTTGCCCCTATTGCTCCGTCAAACCATGAAAAGGGGGATTAGATTGAAAGAAAAAATATTGAAGCTACTAAAAGATAGTAAGAATGAATTTATCTCAGGTCAAGAAATAAGCCAGCAATTAAATGTAAGCAGAACAGCTATTTGGAAATATATCAACGCATTAAAAGAAGAAGGCTATGAAATAGAATCTGTATCTAGGAAGGGGTATATGCTTTTATCCACACCTGATATCCTTAACTATGAAGAAATCCGCAAATATTTAGAAACAAAGCATATAGGAAGAGAAATTTTTTATTTTGATACACTAGACTCAACTAATCTAAAGGCAAAAGAGCTTGCAGCTAATGAACAAAAGGAAGGAACTGTAGTAATAGCAGAAGAACAAACAAATGGAAGAGGTAGGCTAGGACGAAGCTGGTCATCTCCTAAGAAAAAAGGAATATGGATGTCAATAATTCTAACACCAGAAATAGAGCCTACAGATGCTGCTAAGGTGACTCAAGTAGCTGCTGCTGCCGTATGGAAAGGAATAAATGAGGTAGGTGTAAAGACACAAATTAAATGGCCTAATGATATAGTTTTAAATGGTAAAAAGGTTTGTGGTGTATTGACAGAGATGAGTGGAGAATTAAACAGATTAAACTATTTAGTAGTAGGGATTGGTATAAATGCCAATATGTCTGATGAAGACTTCCCAGAAGAAATCAGAGGCTTGGCTACTTCATTGAAAATTGAACTCAATAAAGAAGTAGAAAGAAAAGAATTGATTGGACGAATATTAAATAATTTTGAGGAATTATATGAAGAGCTAATCCACAATAATAGCATTGATAAAAGCATAAAAATATGTGTAGAAAATTCTGCTCTTATCGGGAAAGATGTAAGATTGATATTAAAGGGTAAAGAGGAAGAAGCTAAAGCCATAGATATTAGTAAAGAAGGAGAGCTAATTATTCAAGATAAAAACGGAGACATTTCTAAAATTATTTCTGGGGAAGTATCAGTAAGAGGATTATATGGCTATGTATAAACTTGCCCTTCTAAGTAATTATGAAGCCTAAAAAAATTATAAATATAAAAATATAGAAATATTCTTGCATATACTTGCGAAAGTTGCTAAAATAAAATTGAAAAATAGCTAATATCCACGAGGAATTAGACTTTTTTGAAAAAATGTTACTAAATAATACGACTGGTATCCTATAAAGGAGCTAGAGCGGGAGGCGATTTACATGTCAAATATTTGTATCAAATCATCTTTTAATATTAGAAAGATGACTATTGTAGGAGTGCTTGGTGCCATTTCAGCAGTGCTTGGAATGACTCCAATAGGTTTTATTCCAGTAGGTCCAACTAATGCAACTATCATGCATATACCTGTAATTATAGGAGCTATAGTAGAAGGGCCAATAGTTGGTATGCTTGTAGGGCTTATATTTGGTGTTTTTAGTTTGATTAGAGCTATTACAACACCTACAGTCATATCTCCAGTATTCTATAATCCATTAGTATCTATACTGCCAAGAGTGCTAATAGGATTAGTTTCTTACTACACATATGTAGCTGTAAAAAGAATGAATAAAAAAACCTCTATTATTGTTCTAGGAACTATTTGGACTGGTGTATTAGCCTACTTGTCCATTGCTTTTGTGAAAAATATAAGCAGCTACTCAGCAAGAAGTATTAGTTTAGGTTCTTTAGCTTTTAGTGGAGCTTTAGTTATATTTACCTTAGTCATAGGATGGATGTCCTATAAAAAGCTAAACCATAATGCATTAGACATAGTGATTTCTACTATAGCAGGGACCCTTACCAATACTGTAGGAGTTTTGGGAATGATTTACCTGTTTTATGGGAGATGGTTTGTGGAAATGATGGGTGGAGACCCAGAATTAGCAGGCAAAGTAATACTAGGAGTAGGTGTAGCTAATGGCATACCAGAAGCGATTATAGCTGTTATAATAGTCACTAGTGTAATATTGAGTATGAAAAAACAATCAAAATAACATAAATGAATTTATGAAAAGAAGGTGGGGCAATGATTTTAGTTTGCGACGTAGGGAACACCAATACTGTACTAGGCGTTTTCCAAGGGAAAACACTACTTAAAGATTGGAGAATATCAACTGATAAAAATAAAACATCCGATGAATATGGAATTATTTTAGATCAGTTATTTAAATACAATGGAATAAACATAGATGATATTGAAGGTGTAATTATTTCATCTGTTGTTCCTAACCTGATGCATTCACTGCATGCTATGAGTATAAAATATTTAAACAAGGAAGCACTAATAGTAGGGCCAGGGATTAAGACAGGTATAAATATAAAATACGATAATCCTAAGGAAGTAGGAGCAGATAGAATAGTAAATGCAGTTGCTGCATACGAAAAGTATGGTGGACCAATAATTATTGTAGATTTTGGAACTGCTACCACCTTCTGTGCCATATCTAAAGCAGGAGAGTATGAGGGGGGCATCATATCACCAGGCATAATAATATCTAGTGATGCATTATTCCAAAGAACAGCAAAACTTCCTAAGGTAGAATTGATTAAACCAGAAAAGGTTATCAACAAAAACACAGTAAACAGCCTACAGTCTGGTATAATATATGGATATGTAGGATTAGTAGATTATATAGTGAAAAGAATGAAACTTGAAATAGAAGGAGAAGTAAAGGAAGTAATAGCAACAGGAGGACTATCGACCTTAATAGCTAGTGAATCAGAAACTATAACTAAAATCGACAAATTACTTACACTAGATGGATTGAGGATTATATATGAGAGAAACAAGTAGCTAAGAGCTACTTGTTTTTTATTTGATAAATGTATTAATATGGATATAATAAAGAAATAAGGAACAATAAAATGCATGTTTACAATTTTGAACTTGAATAATTTCATAGTTAAGTTATGTGAATCTCTACTTAGTATTTTATTTAAATCCAAGGGTAAGGAGAGTGAACAAATGAAAATAGGAAATGTAGAAATAAAGAACAGAGTATTTTTAGCCCCTATGGCTGGTGTTACAGATATGATTTTTAGGATAATATGCAAGGAAATGGGTGCTGGACTAGTATATAGCGAAATGGTAAGTACAAAAGGACTTTATTACAATGATGAAAAAACAGAAGAACTAATGATGATAGATCAAGAGGAAAGACCTGTAGCACTGCAAATATTCGGCTCAGATTCAGAGATTATGAAAAAGGTAACATATGACTACATAAATAAAAGAGAAGACATAGATATTATAGACATAAATATGGGGTGCCCAACTCCCAAAATAGTAAAAAATGGGGACGGAAGTGCTCTTATGAAGAATCCAAGACTGGTGGGACAGATTGTAAAAGCCGTTGTAAGTGTATCTGCCAAACCTGTTACAGTAAAGATAAGATCAGGCTGGGATGCATTAAATATCAATGCAGTAGAAATTGCAAAAATAATAGAAGCAAATGGTGCAAGTGCTGTTGCTGTTCATGGAAGAACTAGAGAACAGTTTTATTCAGGAGAAGCTGATTGGCAGGTTATCAAAAAAGTAAAAGAAAATCTTTCTATACCTGTTATTGGTAATGGTGATATATGCTCCCCAGAAGATGGCTTAAAAATAATAAAGGAAACTGGCTGTGATGGAATAATGATAGGAAGAGGATGCAGGGGTAATCCTTGGATATTTAAAAGGACTGTTGCGTTGATCGATGGAGGAGCTCTATTGCCACAACCATCAGAGCCGGAAAGAATAGACATGTGTATAGAACATTTTAAAAGGCTGTGTGATTTCAAAGGAGAGAGGGTTGGAGTTAAAGAAATGAGGAAGCATATAGCCTGGTACATTAAAGGAATAAGAGATTCAGCAGAGATGAGAAATAAAGTAAATAAAATAACTGATAAGGAACAAATGGAAAATGCGCTTCAAAGCTATAAAATATTAGTAAGTAAAGGTTAATTATCTCATTTTAGATAGGTTAATTAACATATAGCTGTAATTCTAAAGAAATCTTTTATTTGGAGGATATTTCTATGAAGAAAGTTGTAAGCATAAGCATAGGTTCATCTAAAAGAAACCACAGGGTACAGACTAATATATTGGGGCAAGAAATACTAATAGAAAGAATAGGAACAGATGGGGATAAAGGCAAGGCAATAGAATTAATAAAGAATTTAGATGGGAAAGTAGATGCTTTTGGGCTAGGTGGAATAGATATGTACTTAAAGTGCAAAGACAAAAGATATACTATAAAGGACTCTATTCCCTTAAAACAAGCTGCAGTTAAAACACCTATTCTAGATGGAACTTTTTTAAAGGACACATTAGAAAGGCGCATAATAAAGCAGGTGGATAAGGAAGGGATAGTAAGTTTAGAAGGGAAAAAAGTTTTAATTACATCTGCCTTAGATAGATATGGCATGGCAGCCGCATTTGAAGAGTCAGAAAGTAATGTTATTTATGGTGATGTAATATTTGCCCTTGGAATACCTTTGAGAATAAGGTCATATAATACCTTATACAATGTAGCTAGGCTATTAGCACCATTAATATTAAGACTACCCTTTGAAATGCTTTATCCTACTGGAAAGGCTCAAGACACTGTATCAAATAGCAAATACAACATATTTTTTCAAGAAGCAGATATTATAGCAGGAGATTACCTTTACATAAAAAAGAATATGCCCATCAATATGGAAGGCAAGATAATAATCACTAACACAATAACGGCAAAGGATGTAGAAGATCTAGAACAAAGAGGAGTCAAATTGCTAGTAACTACTACACCTACCTTCAATGGGAGGTCCTTTGGAACTAATGTAATGGAAGCTATGATAGTAGCACTATGTGAGAAAACACCAGAAAATATGAGCTCGAGAGATTTTGATTTAATACTAGACAAGTTGAATTTTAGTCCAAGGATAGAATACCTTAATGAAGGAAAGAGATCAAAGCTTAACAATAAATATTGAAAGGGGAAAG
Above is a genomic segment from Proteiniborus ethanoligenes containing:
- a CDS encoding biotin--[acetyl-CoA-carboxylase] ligase; this translates as MKEKILKLLKDSKNEFISGQEISQQLNVSRTAIWKYINALKEEGYEIESVSRKGYMLLSTPDILNYEEIRKYLETKHIGREIFYFDTLDSTNLKAKELAANEQKEGTVVIAEEQTNGRGRLGRSWSSPKKKGIWMSIILTPEIEPTDAAKVTQVAAAAVWKGINEVGVKTQIKWPNDIVLNGKKVCGVLTEMSGELNRLNYLVVGIGINANMSDEDFPEEIRGLATSLKIELNKEVERKELIGRILNNFEELYEELIHNNSIDKSIKICVENSALIGKDVRLILKGKEEEAKAIDISKEGELIIQDKNGDISKIISGEVSVRGLYGYV
- a CDS encoding quinate 5-dehydrogenase; translation: MKKVVSISIGSSKRNHRVQTNILGQEILIERIGTDGDKGKAIELIKNLDGKVDAFGLGGIDMYLKCKDKRYTIKDSIPLKQAAVKTPILDGTFLKDTLERRIIKQVDKEGIVSLEGKKVLITSALDRYGMAAAFEESESNVIYGDVIFALGIPLRIRSYNTLYNVARLLAPLILRLPFEMLYPTGKAQDTVSNSKYNIFFQEADIIAGDYLYIKKNMPINMEGKIIITNTITAKDVEDLEQRGVKLLVTTTPTFNGRSFGTNVMEAMIVALCEKTPENMSSRDFDLILDKLNFSPRIEYLNEGKRSKLNNKY
- the dusB gene encoding tRNA dihydrouridine synthase DusB; this encodes MKIGNVEIKNRVFLAPMAGVTDMIFRIICKEMGAGLVYSEMVSTKGLYYNDEKTEELMMIDQEERPVALQIFGSDSEIMKKVTYDYINKREDIDIIDINMGCPTPKIVKNGDGSALMKNPRLVGQIVKAVVSVSAKPVTVKIRSGWDALNINAVEIAKIIEANGASAVAVHGRTREQFYSGEADWQVIKKVKENLSIPVIGNGDICSPEDGLKIIKETGCDGIMIGRGCRGNPWIFKRTVALIDGGALLPQPSEPERIDMCIEHFKRLCDFKGERVGVKEMRKHIAWYIKGIRDSAEMRNKVNKITDKEQMENALQSYKILVSKG
- a CDS encoding type III pantothenate kinase, which codes for MILVCDVGNTNTVLGVFQGKTLLKDWRISTDKNKTSDEYGIILDQLFKYNGINIDDIEGVIISSVVPNLMHSLHAMSIKYLNKEALIVGPGIKTGINIKYDNPKEVGADRIVNAVAAYEKYGGPIIIVDFGTATTFCAISKAGEYEGGIISPGIIISSDALFQRTAKLPKVELIKPEKVINKNTVNSLQSGIIYGYVGLVDYIVKRMKLEIEGEVKEVIATGGLSTLIASESETITKIDKLLTLDGLRIIYERNK
- a CDS encoding ECF transporter S component, with translation MSNICIKSSFNIRKMTIVGVLGAISAVLGMTPIGFIPVGPTNATIMHIPVIIGAIVEGPIVGMLVGLIFGVFSLIRAITTPTVISPVFYNPLVSILPRVLIGLVSYYTYVAVKRMNKKTSIIVLGTIWTGVLAYLSIAFVKNISSYSARSISLGSLAFSGALVIFTLVIGWMSYKKLNHNALDIVISTIAGTLTNTVGVLGMIYLFYGRWFVEMMGGDPELAGKVILGVGVANGIPEAIIAVIIVTSVILSMKKQSK